The genomic stretch GACGACGAAGCTCAGTGGCTCCGGCACTACGTCCAGATTGTCCAGCGTAAAGATCGCGTGGGAGTACGCCGTATCGTTCGATAGTGAGCTAGTCTGAGCGTTTGTATCGAGCATGTAGGTGCCCTCCGTCAGGGTTCCGTTATACGAAAAATCGCTTCCGTTCGGAAGGGAAATGGAGGACCATACGTTGCCCCAATTTCCGTTCGTCAGCTTCATGATTCGCACCTCGGCGTGCGGAACGTTGGGCCCCGCCGAGAGCCAATCAGCGTGCCCGGACAGGGAATAGTTCATGCCCGCCGCGCCTACTTCAAAGGTGAGCGACAAGCGATTTGAGCCGCTGGAGTTTGACGCATACGAACCCGAGCCCGGGCCATCGCTGGCACAAACGAACTGTGAGGTCAACGCTCCCGAGATGAAGTCGAAGTTCGACATCGACCCCGAAATGGCATAGCTCTGGCTCACCAGCGCGTTGAGGTCGGCATACCACGGGGACTGCAGATACATGCCCGACTTATGACCGTCCAACGTAAGGGCTGGACTGCTCGATGCCTCCAGCGTGGTCGACAGGAAGTCGTCGACGACCGGCGTCCAATCGAGGCTTTGGCCATAGCCGCCCGAATAGTGCATCGTCGTGTCTCTTGCCGTCAGCATTTGGGCCATCCCCATTTGCGCCATGGCCGCGGATCCAATTAATACAAGGAATAATTTGCTCTGATTCATGTCTGAACTCGGCGCCGACGTACGGCGTCGAGCCTCCGACACTACTCTACAAACCCGACCGTCACAAAACCGTCACAAGTCTACGAAACCCACGTCTGACCCATCTCGACGACGACCCACTCGTCGCCGAATTTCTTGACGATGCCCTGATAGCCGGTCCCGTTCAGCCCGCCGTAGGCGGTCGAGATTTCGACTGTCGCGATGGTCTTGTCCGCATTCCACTGGATCGGCGAGACATTGATCAGGCCGATACCCTGCTCGTAGCACATCCCCAGCGGCAGGGTCCATCGCTCGCTATTTTCGGGAGCCCACATCACCGTGCCGCGCCGTCCCGGCATCTCGAACGACTTCATCCCTTTCGGTCCGTAGAACAGGGCCGGACCCTCGCTATCCGAGTCGTGATATCGCGCCTCGAACGCCGCCGCCAGCACCTTTTCGTCTTCGGTTAGTGTGCGGTTGGCCACGTTCGGCCAAGGGTCCACCCCGTCCAGATCGCCGTCGCCGTCGGTGTCGGCCTTCTGGGGGTCGGTCCCCAGCCGCTTCTCTTCCAGGTCGGTCAGCCCGTCGTGATCCGAGTCCTTCGATAGCTCAGGATTGCCCACTAAGAGCTTCACCCAATCGGTTTTTACGAGTTCCTTAGCCGTCTTGCCCGCGATCTTCGGTTCGGCGGGCGGATTCTTGACCCAACGGCTGATGCCATCCAGCGAAACGCCAGTGAACAGTGGGTTCGTCCACTTTCCGTTCACCTTTTCGGCGAGCCACAGGTCGCCCGCGCTCCCCAACACGCCGCTCGTCAGCAGGCCCCAGGTGCGCCCGCTGGCGTCCTTCTTCTCGGCTTCGGGCTTGGTGGTTGTTCCGAATTCGCCCGCCCCCAGATAGCCGGTCAGGACTCGCTCGCCGATCGGCCGCAGAAGCTCGCGATGGTGACGTTGCTTCAACACTTCCTGCAGGCCCTCTTCGCCGCCGGTTCCCGCTAGGTGCCAGTACGCCTGGATACGCAGTTCACTGTCCGCCTTCGGGTCGCGAAGGGCCTTCAGCATGAACGCGATGGCCCGCGGGTCCTTGCTTTGGATGATGTACGATCGAGCCACGTACGTCGCCGACTCGTACAGCTCGAAGCCCGGCGTTTTGACCCCTTCCAGCTCATTCAAAAAGAACGGAGTGATGACCTCAGGGTCGCCATGTTGAGCCAGCAAACCAAGCAAAAAGGGCTTGGCCGAGCTTTCCTTCGAGGCATTCTTCAGTGTGTCCAGCAGGTCGTTCGTCCGGTTCTTGCCCGTCACCTTTTCCAGCAGGTCGGCGAGATCGTGGTACTTGCTGTAGAGGGCGTACGAGTCGATTTTCTGGTTCTTTTCTGCCACGTCGTACTCGTCGCACACCTTCATCAGTCGATGCAGGACCGGCGGAAACGCGTCGTCACCCAGGCTCATCAGCCGAGTCTTACCCGCGGAATCGAGGTCGTCGAATCTGGCGACCATCTGCTCCGCCAGAGCCTGACGACCCTTCGAGTCGGTCGGTATCGGCGTCTCCTCTCCATGAACGTAGCGAAGCAAGCGGGTGCCATCGAAGCACACCAGCGATTTTCCGTCCGTCCACACCGGCTGAGGCGGCATTGATGCGGGACCGCCTTTGAAAGCGACCTTCCCTTTGAGGTCGCAGATGTAGGCTGTGTTTTCACCCACGATGAACGTCGTTTGGCCCAAAATCGAACCGTATTGGTACCCGCCGCTCATGTTGTGGCTCCCGGTTTCTTTTGACCAAATCACCTTGCCGGTCTTAGCGTCCACCTCGGCCACGTAGCCATGGTCAAGCCCAAGAAAGAGCCCGCCGGTGACGCCTCCATACTCGCCGTAGCCGAATTTCGGGAGTGTCCAAAGAACCTTTCCGGTCTGCAAACTACGGCCCACTGAGCCCAAGTTGGTTTCGATCCAAACCACGCCGACAACTGTGGGCAATGTGCCCTTGAACATATACGATTGTTCCTGAACCCAAACCTGCTTGCCAGTTTTCGGGTTCAATCCCACCACCGAATGGCCCGAGTGAACCGCGAGACCGGTCGGGCTTGCGACAATCGCTCGGGGTGTTTTGTTGTCCAAGGACTGCTTGTCGGCCTTCCACGGCGTCGAGGTCCACCGTGCTTTTCTCGTCGTTAGGTCCACGGCGGAGACGGTGGTCGGCTTGAGGGAAACGTAGAGCGTGTTGCCGGCCAGAGCGATGGCCGAATTGCTGGTTATCGGCCCCATCTGCCATGCAATCTTGCCCGTCTTGAGGTCAAGGGCGTAGAGATGCGACGGCTTGCGGTAACCGCTCGCCGACACCAGCACCTTATCTTTGGCGAGAAGCAGATGCTCGCCCGACTCTTCGTTGGGGAGTTGGGTGCTCCAAAGCCGTGCCATGGTGGGCAGGGAAAAGGCGTTGCACTGGTTGCTGTTCACGGCGATGAAGACGTTGCCAGCGACGATCGTTTCTGGATTGTAACTGCTGGAAAAAACCGGTACCGTCGCCTCGCGCCTGTACGGCGGCATGGGCGGATGAACGGACGACGAGTCGGTGGCGATGAGAAGCCAAATCATACGAAACCCCACCTCATGATAACAAAGGTTAGTGCCTGATGCCATCCAAAGCGTTCAAGCGATGCGTTGAGGATGGCCAAAATTGGGGGCACAGGCGTCTAGTCTGTGAAAGCACGAAGCCATTTGGGAGGGGCGGGCATCTTGCCCGCCAAGAAAGATTTTTGAGGTAAGAGCCTCTGAAATCTGCGCCACGAAGGATTGGATTTTGAGGTGAGGACGCCGGAATGGAGGGGATCTTGGCAGCAACCCCAAATCAAGCCGATCACTACACTAAATCACATTCGAGCGGCCCCAGCTCTTCGATGGTTGAGACCGAAAGAGGCGCGGATGCTCGTGGTAAAGATGCAAATAGACCGGCAAAAAGGTCTCCATATCGTCCGGAAGCGCAACGGTGTCGCCGTTCATCATGTGCGCATAGCAAATTGCATCGATGTTGACGACCATCCGAATTGGAATCGACTGCTCCTTCCACCCGGCGTACCAGGCGATCTCGCCGTTCCGCTCCTCCATGTACCAGCCCTCGCTGAGGTCACACCTTGTTCGAAAGTAGGCGTAACCCAAGAAACAAGCTGATGCGACGAATGGAATCCAAAGTGGCGTTCGCCCGACGGAAAACCCCCAAAACACGAGACCGGCGACGATTGCGCAAGTCCAAATGATGGGCTTTTTGAGCTTGGCGGCGGGATATTCGACGCGTCGCGCCGGAGCCTGGTCCGCCGTGGTACCGCTCGACTTCTGCCTCATCCAATCCTCATTGTACGAGGCCACATATGGTGAAAGTAGATAGAAGGGGCAAGAAGACTGCCCCTCTGGGAGTCGTGAGGGTTACGCAGTTCCCGCCCAGAGGAAATGAACAAAGCGAATCGGGACAGCTCACGGAAAAGTTCGGAGGATGACAGCCCCCTGGGAGTTGCGAGCGTCTCGCTCGCAAAGTAGTCCCCATTCTTAGATAAAGAGGACTTGGCATAACTACGCTACACCTTTGTTGCCAAAGGAGTCGGTGAAGGAAGTGAACTGGGGGAGTATTTCAAAGACCTTAACCCGGACGACGGTAACCTAACCCCACCGTGATCTCCGAATCCGACCACGAAGGGTTCACCTCCTATCGCCTCTCCAACGACGCCGTCGAACTCCTCGTCGTCCCCGAGATCGGCGGAAAAATCGTCTCTCTCAAACGCCCTGATGGCCGCGAGTGGCTGTGGCGCAATCCCCACCTGTCCCAGCAAAAGCCAATCTACGGAGAGAGCTTTGTGCAGCTCCACGATACGGGCGGATGGGACGAATGCTTTCCCACCGTCAACCCTTGCACGCTCGCGAGCGGAGTCCAACTTCCCGACCACGGCGAACTCGTCACCCAAGCCTGGCAAGTCGATCAATCTACCGACCAAAGCATCAGCCTCTCCGTCGAAGGCGTCCGCCTCGACTACCGATTCTCCCGTTCGATCTCTCTCGAAGACGATGGCTTCAGTCTGACCTACCGCATCGAAAACCAGTCCCAACATGACCTCCCATTCCTTTGGTGCGCCCATCCGCTCTTATCCATCGAACCTGGGATGACGATCCATCTCCCCGGCGCTCCAAAGGGCAAACTCACCTACGCAACCGAACGCCACGCCGACGGAACCGAGTTTGTCTGGCCCTACCTCGGCGGTCTCGATCTCTCGGTTCCTGATCCAGAAGCAAGGATCGGACTCAAATCATTCGTCGGACCGCTCGACGAGGGATGGGTCGCGCTCCGAACGCAACAAGAACAATTCACCCTTTCTTTTAACCCCAACAAAATCTCCCATGTCGCCTTCTGGATGAACTATGGCGCATGGTCGGGAAGCGGCAGTGAGCCCTATCGCAACCTCGGCATCGAGCCGTGCATCGGCGCGTTCGACTCGCTCTCCGAAGCGAACCCCGCTCCCGTCATTGCCGACAATGCCAGCCTCGAATGGTCCCTCAAAGTCGCCATCCGTCAGCTATAATGTACACGTGTACTCAACGTACACGCCAAGGTGTATGACCAACGTTGTTCGAGTTCGCCGTGAATCCGTAACCCTGCCCACCTACGAGCCCGCCGCCCCGGATCGCAATCCAATGTTCCTCGAACGGCGCGTCTACCAGGGCAGTAGCGGCAAGGTCTACCCCCTGCCCGTCATTGACCGCATCGCCGAAACCGCCGTCGACCGCGAGTGGGACGCGATCTACCTCGACAACGGCCTGGTCGAAGTCATGCTCCTTCCCCAGATCGGAGGCCGAATCCACGCCATCCGCGACCTCACCAACGGCTACGACGCCGTCTACCGCCAGCACGTCATCAAGCCCGCCCTCGTCGGCCTCGCCGGCCCTTGGATTTCCGGCGGGATTGAGTTCAACTGGCCCCAGCATCACAGACCCTCGACCTACATGCCGACGGAAGTCGCCATTGAAAACCACGAGGATGGATCGGTGACGGTTTGGATGTCCGAACATGAACCGATGAACCGTATGAAGGGCATGCACGGTGTGTGCCTCAAACCAGGAAGCAGTGTCGTCGAGATCAAGGCTCGGCTGTACAACCGCACCCCGTACACCCAAACCTTCCTCTGGTGGGCCAACATTGCCACGCGGGTTCACGAAGCCTACAAATCCTTCTTCCCGCCCGACGCCCACCTCGTCGCTGACCATGCCAAGCGCGCCGTCAGCGCCTATCCCCTTTGCGAGGGCTACTACTACGGTGTTGACTACGGAACCCGCGGCCAAACCGGCGTCCCCGAGGACGAAAAGCCCGCCGAATTTTTGCCGAAACATTGCGGCGGCGACGGGCCCGACTACGCCCCAAACGACCTCTCTTGGTACGCCAACATCCCCGTCCCGACCTCCTATATGTGCATCGGCACCGACAAGGACTTTTTCGGCGGCTACGATTTCTTCGCCGAGGCGGGCCTGATGCACGTCGCCGATCACCACATCTCGCCCGGCAAGAAACAATGGACCTGGGGCAATCACGAATTTGGCTACGCGTGGGATCGAAACCTCACTGACGCCGACGGTCCTTATATCGAGCTCATGGCCGGCGTTTTCACTGACAACCAGCCCGACTTCTCATTCCTCGCGCCCGGCGAGACCAAGGCGTTCAGCCAGTTCCTGTACCCCTACCAAAAGATCGGTCCGGCCCAGTTCGCCACCACCGACGGCGCGATTTCGATCACCCAGACCCAGGTTGGTGTTGCCGTCACGAGCAACCGAACGGCCACCATCAAGGTTCGAACCAATGGCAAGGTTGAAGCCTGGGATGACGTTGTTCTCAGCCCCAATCAGCCCTGGATTCAACCTATTGAAGATGCCGATTGGGTCGGTGTTTATGTGGGTGGGCAAGAGCTTCTCTCGTATGAAGCCAAGCCTGAGCCGGGCCGCTCGCTCGATCCCGCTACTGAGCCGCCCCAACCATCGGAGATCGACTCGGCCGACGAACTTTTCCTCACCGGACTTCACCTCAGCCAGTACCGCCACGCCACCCGAAGCCCCGAACTCTATTGGCGCGAAGCCCTTCGCCGCGATCCGGGCGACCTCCGATGCAACAACGCTATCGGCCTCGTCCACCTCCACAAAGGCGAATTTGGACTCGCGCGCGAGCATTTCCAACGGGCGGTTGAGAGGTCGACGTTCCGCAATCCTAACCCCTACGACGGCGAACCGCTCTACAACCTCGGCCTCGCCCTCCGCTTCCTGGACCGCCCAAATGAGGCCGAAGAAGCCTTTGCCAAAGCCGCCTGGAACCGGGCATGGCAAGCTCCAGCGTTCCTCGCCCTCGCTGAACTCGCGTGTGCCAGACAGGATTGGAAACGGACGGAGGGGTACTTAAAGGAGGTTATCCAACGCCACACTCAGAACCTGAAGGCGCGAAATCTCTTGACGACCGTGCGAAGGAAAATGGGTATCGATGCCACCCCGATTTTGACTCTCGCTGACGATCAACTGGACGTGTGGGCTCGGCACCTGAGCGGTCAGTCGGCTTTCGCCAACAACGGAATTCGACTTGACATCGTGATCGACCTCATGCGGTCCGCACTCTACCCCGAGGCCCTCGACATTCTTGAGAATGCGGACAAAGCCACGACGGACGGGACCGCCCCGATGGTCGCCTATTACGAGGCCGCGGTTCGGACTAAGTTGAACCTCGACCCGACCGACGCCTACCAAAGAGCCCAGAATGCCTGTCCCGACTACTGCTTCCCGTCCCGGCTCGAGGATATCGCTGTTCTGCAAGCCGCACCGAAAACTGACCCCCGTGCCCCGTTTTACCTAGGCAACCTCTTCTACGATCGCAGGCGGTACGACGAAGCCATCGCGTGTTGGGAAAGGTCCGTCGAACTCGACGCGTCCAACTCCATCGCTCACCGAAACCTTGGCATCGCCTACTTCAACGTCCGGCGAGCCGTCGATCAAAGCCTCGATGCCTACGATAAAGCCGTCCTCGCCAATCCTGACGACGCCCGTCTTTGGTACGAGCGCGACCAGCTTTGGAAGCGGGTCGGCAAACCCGACGTTGACCGACTTGCAGCTCTTCGTCAACGCCCCGACATTGTCGAGCGGCGCGACGACCTCACCATCGAATTCTGCACCCTCCTCAACGAGGTCGGCGATGTCAACGAGGCGGCCGCCATCCTTGCGCATCGCCGCTTCCAACCCTGGGAGGGCGGCGAAGGCATGGCCCTTGGCATCCACACCCAAACCCACCTCAAGATCGGACACCGCGCCCTCCAACAGGGCGACGCTGAAATGGCAAAGCGCCATTTCGAGGCCGCGGCATACCCGCCCGAAAATCTGGGCGAAGCCCGGCACCTGCTGGCCAACGCCAGCGATGTTTGGCTCGCGATGGGCGACGCCTGCGTTGCGTTGGATCAACGAGAGGAAGCGGAAAAGTGGTGGCGTCGCGCCGCAGAATTCCGTGGCGATTTCCAAGAAATGGCTGTCCAGCCCTACTCGGAATTCACCTACTTCCAAGCCCATGCGTGGCAACGGCTCGACCAGCCGCAGAAGGCCGTCGCCTTGCTCGAATCGCTTAAGAAATACGCTAAAGACCTGAGCGAATCCGTCGCGAAGATCGACTACTTCGCGACCTCGCTCCCCACGATGTTGCTCTTCGAAGACGACCTTCAGGCCCGCCAAGACGCCCGAGCCAAGCTCCTCGATAGCCTCGCTGACAAGGGCCTCGCCGAGTTAGCCAATCATCCGCTGACTCCGCATCGATGAAGCCGCGATGCGGAGGCTAAAGGTACGGTCGTAACGACCGGGTCGTCCCGATCCTCGGGACTCCTCGGACCTTTGACCGTATCGGATCGTCCAGGGCCTACGCTCTTCTTGATCGCTTTGGCTCTCAAGTCGCGCCTCGGGCCGTTGGCCCTTGGTTTGAACCTGAGCCGAAGGCTGGCAATGGCAACCATAGCTTGAGGAAGCCACTACTAGGCTCTGTCTAGGGATAGCAAAAGAATCGGAAGCTAATTCTTCCCACCCGTCGTCGCGATCCCCTGAATAAACGTCCGCTGGGCGAAGAAAAACAGCACGATGATCGGCAACGTGAACACGATCGAGGCCGCCATTAACTGCGTCCACTGACCGCCGAAAGCACTCATGAACTGCTGAAGCCCATACGCCAGTGTGTACTTCGACGGGTCGTTGATATAGATCAGCGGGCCCATGAAGTCGTTCCACGTCCCAAGGAACTGGAACAGCGCGCAGGTCGCCAGCGCCGGCTTCGCCAGCGGCAGAACGATCCGCCAAAAAATCCGAAACTCGCTCGCTCCATCCAGCCGCGCCGACTCCGCAACCTCCTCCGGCAGGGTCCGAAAGAACTGCGTCAGCAGGAACACGAAGAACGGCGTCCCGAAGAACGCGGGCACCATCAGCGGTAGGTAAGTCCCATACCAACCCAGCTTCCGAAACATCTCGAAAACCGGGATCATCGTCACTTGCCCCGGCAGGGCCATCGTCGCGATCAGCAACGCAAACAGCGGTCGACTCAGCCGAAAATCGATCCGAGCAAACCCGTACGCCACCACTGCGCTCGACAGCACTGCTCCGAGTACGCACACCACACACAATAGCAGCGTGTTCTGCAGGTACAGGTCGAACGGCACCGCGTTCAAAGCCTTCGGATAGTTGTCCCACACCAGCGGATGCGGGATCAAACTGCTCAGACTGAATGTGCTCCCGCTCGCCCCGGTGTACACCTGGCTGTCCGCCTTCAGCGAGGTCGAAACCATCCAGATCAGTGGCAGAGCTGCGAATACCGACATCGCCATTAGCACCAGGTGCGTAAAGAACCGGGACAGCTTACTCATCGTAACCCAACCTCTTGCGCCGCACGATCTCCTCGTCCACCGACGACTGCACCTGCTTCACCGCGTCCTCCGGCGAAATCTTTCCCCGCAAGGCCAAATCCTCCACCTTCTGAACCGTGTCGTTCAGAAAAACCTGATACGCGACCGGCGGCTGAGCCCGGATATTTGGACTCTTGATCGCCTCCACAAACGTGCCGAACTGCGGATGCTCTTTGATGTACTTCTGGTAGATCGGGGCGTTCGCCACAGCGTCGTTCGGCGGTAGCCATCCGCCCCAAACGTAGAACTCGGCCGCGACTTGCGGGTTGGTCATGCCCGACCAATACTTCACAAAGTCCCACGCGCCCGCCTTCTCCTTGGCCGACCGGGGAATGATCATGAAGTTTCCGCTTCCGAGTCCCGCGCCTGCCGATCCGCCCTTTGGCGGTGGCACCAGCGCCGTCGCGTAGTCGAGCTTCGGCGCATACTTCGCGATCTGCTCCACTCGCCACGGACCGTCCATGTCCGCCGCGTACGCGCCGATGATGAACGGCCATCCGCCCGCAAACGACGACGAATTCAGTCCCGATTGGAACCGCGAGACCGCGTCGTACCCGTCCCGTTGCCGCAACGCCACCAGGCTCTGCAAGCACTCCAAATTCTTGGGATTCCCGATCGTCAGTTCGTCCTTGTCGAAGTCGTAGAACCCGCCGCCGAACAGCGCCGACGTCTCCGCCCAGTTGCCGGGCATGAACCCCAGCCGGGTGATGTTCCCGTTGGCGTCCCGCTGGGTCATCTTCTGCGTCACCGCGCAAAGCTCCTCCCATGTCTTGGGAAACTCCTTCACGCCCGCCTCCCGAAAAGCCTCGGGCAAGTAGAAAACACCCTTGACCTGGAGGCCGATCGGGATCCCGTAAGTCTTGCCTTTGTACTGCCCAACCCGCTTCACGATCGGGTATGACTCGCGCTCGAACTTCTCTCGCTCGGCGGGCGACATGATGTCCTCGAATGGCATCAGCATCCCACCCTCGGCCCATGTCGGAATGACCGG from Armatimonadota bacterium encodes the following:
- a CDS encoding PQQ-binding-like beta-propeller repeat protein, translating into MASGTNLCYHEVGFRMIWLLIATDSSSVHPPMPPYRREATVPVFSSSYNPETIVAGNVFIAVNSNQCNAFSLPTMARLWSTQLPNEESGEHLLLAKDKVLVSASGYRKPSHLYALDLKTGKIAWQMGPITSNSAIALAGNTLYVSLKPTTVSAVDLTTRKARWTSTPWKADKQSLDNKTPRAIVASPTGLAVHSGHSVVGLNPKTGKQVWVQEQSYMFKGTLPTVVGVVWIETNLGSVGRSLQTGKVLWTLPKFGYGEYGGVTGGLFLGLDHGYVAEVDAKTGKVIWSKETGSHNMSGGYQYGSILGQTTFIVGENTAYICDLKGKVAFKGGPASMPPQPVWTDGKSLVCFDGTRLLRYVHGEETPIPTDSKGRQALAEQMVARFDDLDSAGKTRLMSLGDDAFPPVLHRLMKVCDEYDVAEKNQKIDSYALYSKYHDLADLLEKVTGKNRTNDLLDTLKNASKESSAKPFLLGLLAQHGDPEVITPFFLNELEGVKTPGFELYESATYVARSYIIQSKDPRAIAFMLKALRDPKADSELRIQAYWHLAGTGGEEGLQEVLKQRHHRELLRPIGERVLTGYLGAGEFGTTTKPEAEKKDASGRTWGLLTSGVLGSAGDLWLAEKVNGKWTNPLFTGVSLDGISRWVKNPPAEPKIAGKTAKELVKTDWVKLLVGNPELSKDSDHDGLTDLEEKRLGTDPQKADTDGDGDLDGVDPWPNVANRTLTEDEKVLAAAFEARYHDSDSEGPALFYGPKGMKSFEMPGRRGTVMWAPENSERWTLPLGMCYEQGIGLINVSPIQWNADKTIATVEISTAYGGLNGTGYQGIVKKFGDEWVVVEMGQTWVS
- a CDS encoding DUF5107 domain-containing protein, with translation MAHGREAAVSPIATSASSRASARSTRSPKRTPLPSLPTMPASNGPSKSPSVSYNVHVYSTYTPRCMTNVVRVRRESVTLPTYEPAAPDRNPMFLERRVYQGSSGKVYPLPVIDRIAETAVDREWDAIYLDNGLVEVMLLPQIGGRIHAIRDLTNGYDAVYRQHVIKPALVGLAGPWISGGIEFNWPQHHRPSTYMPTEVAIENHEDGSVTVWMSEHEPMNRMKGMHGVCLKPGSSVVEIKARLYNRTPYTQTFLWWANIATRVHEAYKSFFPPDAHLVADHAKRAVSAYPLCEGYYYGVDYGTRGQTGVPEDEKPAEFLPKHCGGDGPDYAPNDLSWYANIPVPTSYMCIGTDKDFFGGYDFFAEAGLMHVADHHISPGKKQWTWGNHEFGYAWDRNLTDADGPYIELMAGVFTDNQPDFSFLAPGETKAFSQFLYPYQKIGPAQFATTDGAISITQTQVGVAVTSNRTATIKVRTNGKVEAWDDVVLSPNQPWIQPIEDADWVGVYVGGQELLSYEAKPEPGRSLDPATEPPQPSEIDSADELFLTGLHLSQYRHATRSPELYWREALRRDPGDLRCNNAIGLVHLHKGEFGLAREHFQRAVERSTFRNPNPYDGEPLYNLGLALRFLDRPNEAEEAFAKAAWNRAWQAPAFLALAELACARQDWKRTEGYLKEVIQRHTQNLKARNLLTTVRRKMGIDATPILTLADDQLDVWARHLSGQSAFANNGIRLDIVIDLMRSALYPEALDILENADKATTDGTAPMVAYYEAAVRTKLNLDPTDAYQRAQNACPDYCFPSRLEDIAVLQAAPKTDPRAPFYLGNLFYDRRRYDEAIACWERSVELDASNSIAHRNLGIAYFNVRRAVDQSLDAYDKAVLANPDDARLWYERDQLWKRVGKPDVDRLAALRQRPDIVERRDDLTIEFCTLLNEVGDVNEAAAILAHRRFQPWEGGEGMALGIHTQTHLKIGHRALQQGDAEMAKRHFEAAAYPPENLGEARHLLANASDVWLAMGDACVALDQREEAEKWWRRAAEFRGDFQEMAVQPYSEFTYFQAHAWQRLDQPQKAVALLESLKKYAKDLSESVAKIDYFATSLPTMLLFEDDLQARQDARAKLLDSLADKGLAELANHPLTPHR
- a CDS encoding ABC transporter permease subunit — its product is MSKLSRFFTHLVLMAMSVFAALPLIWMVSTSLKADSQVYTGASGSTFSLSSLIPHPLVWDNYPKALNAVPFDLYLQNTLLLCVVCVLGAVLSSAVVAYGFARIDFRLSRPLFALLIATMALPGQVTMIPVFEMFRKLGWYGTYLPLMVPAFFGTPFFVFLLTQFFRTLPEEVAESARLDGASEFRIFWRIVLPLAKPALATCALFQFLGTWNDFMGPLIYINDPSKYTLAYGLQQFMSAFGGQWTQLMAASIVFTLPIIVLFFFAQRTFIQGIATTGGKN
- a CDS encoding extracellular solute-binding protein, which translates into the protein MQARWRGFCSSRSSRSPASCSGHNGGGSTMAVKPIRTVLAVVVLVLGGAFLFARPHNESRETIQRKYPGRIPVRFWHMWSAEWKVVIDRIVDRYNKSQSKYEVIALSVPAGADTKFLLGAMGGDPPDVMAQWNPVIPTWAEGGMLMPFEDIMSPAEREKFERESYPIVKRVGQYKGKTYGIPIGLQVKGVFYLPEAFREAGVKEFPKTWEELCAVTQKMTQRDANGNITRLGFMPGNWAETSALFGGGFYDFDKDELTIGNPKNLECLQSLVALRQRDGYDAVSRFQSGLNSSSFAGGWPFIIGAYAADMDGPWRVEQIAKYAPKLDYATALVPPPKGGSAGAGLGSGNFMIIPRSAKEKAGAWDFVKYWSGMTNPQVAAEFYVWGGWLPPNDAVANAPIYQKYIKEHPQFGTFVEAIKSPNIRAQPPVAYQVFLNDTVQKVEDLALRGKISPEDAVKQVQSSVDEEIVRRKRLGYDE